One Cicer arietinum cultivar CDC Frontier isolate Library 1 chromosome 8, Cicar.CDCFrontier_v2.0, whole genome shotgun sequence DNA segment encodes these proteins:
- the LOC101491831 gene encoding methylecgonone reductase-like — protein MESISIPKVVLNSGHKMPTLGFGTGTVPLPSFEELIPSFINAIKIGYRHFDTAAYYGSEEPLGHAIAQALEQGLIKDRSEIFVTTKLWCTDAHPGFVVPALKNSLKRLGLEYVDLYLIHFPARLRQGVQGITYKKGDVLPFDMKGTWEDMEKCAKLGLAKSIGLSNFGVNKISEILQYATIPPALNQVEMNAAWKQENLRKICKENGIHVSAWSPLGANGAVWGSLAVMDSPILKDIAISSGKTVAQVALRWLIEQGVTPIVRSFNNERMKANLEIFNWKLSEVDLKKIEQIPQYRAFKGEGFITEDGPYKTTDDFWN, from the exons ATGGAATCAATATCAATCCCAAAAGTGGTGCTAAATTCAGGACACAAAATGCCAACATTAGGATTTGGCACAGGAACTGTACCCTTACCATCATTTGAAGAACTCATCCCTTCATTCATCAATGCCATTAAAATTGGCTATAGACATTTTGATACTGCAGCTTATTATGGTTCTGAAGAACCTCTTGGTCATGCCATAGCACAAGCATTAGAACAAGGTCTTATTAAGGATCGAAGTGAAATTTTTGTCACTACTAAATTATGGTGTACAGATGCACATCCTGGTTTTGTTGTTCCAGCACTCAAAAACTCACTCAA GAGGTTGGGCCTAGAATATGTGGATTTGTACCTAATCCATTTTCCAGCAAGGTTGAGACAAGGGGTTCAAGGGATTACCTACAAGAAAGGAGATGTTCTTCCTTTTGATATGAAAGGGACATGGGAAGATATGGAAAAATGTGCTAAATTGGGCTTGGCTAAGTCTATTGGACTTAGCAACTTTGGTGTGAACAAAATTTCAGAAATTCTACAATATGCAACTATTCCTCCTGCTCTTAATCAG GTGGAAATGAATGCAGCATGGAAACAAGAAAATCTGAGAAAAATATGCAAAGAGAATGGGATTCATGTGAGTGCATGGTCCCCTTTGGGAGCTAATGGAGCTGTGTGGGGTTCCCTTGCTGTTATGGACAGTCCAATACTCAAAGACATTGCAATTTCTTCAGGAAAGACTGTGGCACAG GTTGCATTGAGATGGTTAATAGAGCAAGGTGTCACTCCAATTGTGAGGAGCTTCAATAATGAGAGAATGAAAGCAAATCTTGAAATATTTAATTGGAAGTTAAGTGAAgttgatttgaagaagattgagCAAATACCACAATATAGGGCTTTTAAAGGAGAAGGTTTTATCACAGAAGATGGACCTTACAAAACTACTGATGATTTTTGGAATTGA
- the LOC101492163 gene encoding methylecgonone reductase-like yields the protein MESKSIPKVMLNSGHKMPTIGFGTGTVPLPPFEELIPSFINAIKIGYRHFDTAAYYGSEEPLGHAIAQALEQGLIKDRSEIFVTTKLWCTEAHPGFVLPALKNSLKRLGLEYVDLYLIHFPARLRHGIEGTTYKNGDVLPFDMKGTWEDMEKCAKLGLAKSIGLSNFGMNKILEILQYATIPPALNQVEMNAAWQQENLRKICKENGIHVSAWSPLGANGAVWGSLAVMDSPILKDIAISLGTTVAQVALRWLIEQGVTPIVRSFNNERMKANLEIFNWKLSEVDLKKIEQIPQYRGFKGERFITEDGPYKTADDFWN from the exons ATGGAATCAAAATCAATCCCAAAAGTGATGCTAAATTCAGGACACAAGATGCCAACAATAGGATTTGGCACAGGAACTGTACCCTTACCACCATTTGAAGAACTCATCCCTTCATTCATCAATGCCATTAAAATTGGTTATAGACATTTTGATACTGCAGCTTATTATGGTTCTGAAGAACCTCTTGGTCATGCCATAGCACAAGCATTAGAACAAGGTCTTATTAAGGATCGAAGTGAAATTTTTGTCACTACTAAACTATGGTGTACTGAGGCACATCCTGGTTTTGTTCTTCCAGCACTTAAGAACTCACTCAA GAGGTTGGGCCTAGAATATGTGGATCTGTACCTAATCCATTTTCCAGCAAGGTTGAGACATGGAATTGAAGGGACTACCTACAAGAATGGAGATGTTCTTCCTTTTGATATGAAAGGGACATGGGAAGATATGGAAAAATGTGCTAAATTGGGTTTGGCTAAGTCTATTGGACTCAGCAACTTTGGTATGaacaaaattttagaaattCTACAATATGCAACTATTCCTCCTGCTCTTAATCAG GTGGAAATGAATGCAGCATGGCAACAAGAAAATCTGAGAAAAATATGCAAAGAGAATGGGATTCATGTGAGTGCATGGTCCCCTTTGGGAGCTAATGGAGCTGTGTGGGGTTCCCTTGCTGTTATGGACAGTCCAATACTCAAAGACATTGCAATTTCTTTAGGAACGACTGTGGCACAG gTTGCATTGAGATGGCTAATAGAGCAAGGTGTCACTCCAATTGTGAGGAGCTTCAATAATGAGAGAATGAAAGCAAATCTTGAAATATTTAATTGGAAGTTAAGTGAAgttgatttgaagaagattgagCAAATACCTCAATATAGGGGTTTTAAAGGAGAACGTTTTATCACAGAAGATGGACCTTACAAAACTGCTGATGATTTTTGGAATTGA